In Oncorhynchus kisutch isolate 150728-3 unplaced genomic scaffold, Okis_V2 scaffold676, whole genome shotgun sequence, one DNA window encodes the following:
- the LOC116361446 gene encoding proline-rich protein 2-like, whose amino-acid sequence MEKRGGTLGLQQGRREEGPWAPTKGEERRDLGPPPREKRGGTLGPHQGRREEEPSAPTKGEERRNLRPPPREKRGGTYGPHQGRREEGPCAPTKGEERKDLRPPPREEIGGIFGPHQGRREEGPWAFNKGEKRRDLGPSTREKRGGSLGPHQGRSEEGPWAPTKGEERRDLGPPPREKRGGTLGLQQGRREEGPWAPTKGEERRDLGPPPREKRGGTLGPHQGRREEGPWAFNKGEERRDLGPPTREKRGGTLGLQQGRREEGPWAFNKGEERRVLGPPPREKRGGTLGPHQGRREEGPWAPTKGEERRDLGPSTREKRGGTWGPQQGRREEGPWAFNKGEERRDLGPSTREKRGGTLGPHQGRREEGPWAPTKGEERRDLGPPTREKRGGTFGPHKGRREEGPWAPTKGEERRDLGPPPREKRGGTLGPHQGRREEGPWAFTKGEDMRDLEPSPREKT is encoded by the coding sequence atggagaagagaggagggacctTGGGCCTTCaacaagggagaagagaggagggtccTTGGGCCCCCaccaagggagaagagaggagggacctTGGGCCCCCaccaagggagaagagaggagggacctTGGGCCCCCaccaagggagaagagaggaggaacctTCGGCCCCCaccaagggagaagagaggaggaacctTCGGCCCCCaccaagggagaagagaggagggacctACGGCCCCCaccaagggagaagagaggaggggccTTGCGCCCCCacaaagggagaagagaggaaggaccTTCGGCCCCCACCAAGGGAGGAGATAGGAGGGATCTTCGGCCCCCaccaagggagaagagaggagggacctTGGGCCTTCAAcaagggagaaaagaggagggacCTTGGGCCTTCaacaagggagaagagaggagggtccTTGGGCCCCCACCAAGGGAGAAGTGAGGAGGGACCTTGGGCCCCCaccaagggagaagagaggagggacctTGGGCCCCCaccaagggagaagagaggagggacctTGGGCCTTCaacaagggagaagagaggagggtccTTGGGCCCCCaccaagggagaagagaggagggacctTGGGCCCCCaccaagggagaagagaggagggacctTGGGCCCCCaccaagggagaagagaggagggacctTGGGCCTTCaacaagggagaagagaggagggacctgGGGCCCCCaacaagggagaagagaggagggacctTGGGCCTTCaacaagggagaagagaggagggacctTGGGCCTTCaacaagggagaagagaggagggtccTTGGGCCCCCaccaagggagaagagaggagggacctTGGGCCCCCaccaagggagaagagaggagggacctTGGGCCCCCaccaagggagaagagaggagggacctTGGGCCTTCaacaagggagaagagaggagggacctgGGGCCCCCaacaagggagaagagaggagggacctTGGGCCTTCaacaagggagaagagaggagggacctTGGGCCTTCaacaagggagaagagaggagggacctTGGGCCCCCaccaagggagaagagaggagggacctTGGGCCCCCaccaagggagaagagaggagggacctgGGGCCCCCaacaagggagaagagaggagggacctTCGGCCCCCacaaagggagaagagaggagggacctTGGGCCCCCaccaagggagaagagaggagggacctTGGGCCCCCaccaagggagaagagaggagggacctTGGGCCCCCaccaagggagaagagaggagggacctTGGGCCTTCACCAAGGGAGAAGACATGAGGGACCTTGAGCCTTCACCAAGGGAGAAGACATGA